Proteins encoded in a region of the Vicia villosa cultivar HV-30 ecotype Madison, WI linkage group LG5, Vvil1.0, whole genome shotgun sequence genome:
- the LOC131602804 gene encoding histone H3.2 produces the protein MARTKQTARKSTGGKAPRKQLATKAARKSAPATGGVKKPHRFRPGTVALREIRKYQKSTELLIRKLPFQRLVREIAQDFKTDLRFQSSAVSALQEAAEAYLVGLFEDTNLCAIHAKRVTIMPKDIQLARRIRGERA, from the coding sequence ATGGCTCGTACAAAGCAAACAGCACGCAAATCCACCGGCGGCAAGGCTCCCCGGAAGCAACTCGCAACAAAGGCCGCTAGGAAATCTGCTCCGGCAACCGGCGGAGTGAAGAAGCCACACAGATTCAGGCCAGGAACAGTAGCTTTGAGAGAGATCCGTAAGTACCAAAAGAGTACCGAGCTTCTGATCCGAAAACTTCCTTTCCAGCGTCTCGTTCGTGAAATCGCTCAGGATTTCAAGACGGATCTAAGGTTTCAGAGCAGTGCTGTTTCGGCTCTTCAGGAAGCTGCAGAGGCTTACTTGGTTGGACTATTTGAAGACACAAATCTTTGCGCTATTCATGCTAAGAGGGTCACCATCATGCCTAAGGACATTCAGCTTGCTAGGAGAATCAGAGGCGAGAGGGCTTAG